The following DNA comes from Cyanobacteriota bacterium.
GCTGGATCCGTACACTGGTTAAAACAGCTTAGACTAGGCAACTAAGCTGGCGACGGCTAGCGATCGCCAGTTCAATCATAGGGGCTAGAGCATTTGCGGCTTAGTTGGCAATGCTTGTTGGGTTGTGATGACGTGTACAGGGTTGTCTATAGTGTCTCATTAGAGTTTTGTATAAGCGTAACAAATCTGTATTATCCAGCAAGGGACTGCCCTCACCCTGTAATACTGGCTTGTAATGCTGGAAAGTAATGCTGGAAAAACTTCATGATGGATTGTTCACAGAATGTTACGCAAAGCGTGAGTCAGCAATCACCCTAGCGATTTACACTGATAAAGCAGTCTGCACGTTGCGATCGGGATCTTTGCCTATGTTTCCAGTTCATCGTCCACGCCGCCTTCGCACTAGCCCTCAACTCCGCCGCATGGTGCGCGAAACCGTCGTTACCACCAGTGACCTCATCTACCCACTGTTTGCTGTACCAGGTGAAGGATTTGCGAAAGAAGTCAAGTCAATGCCGGGGGTATATCAGCTATCCGTTGACAAGATCGTGGAAGAAGCAAAGGAAGTGTATGACCTCGGTATTCCTGCTATTATCCTGTTTGGTATTCCTGATGAAAAAGATACCGATGCTACGGGGGCATGGCATGACTGTGGCATTGTCCAAAAGGCTGCTACAGCCGTTAAACAAGCGGTACCTGATCTAGTGGTCATTGCTGATACTTGTTTGTGTGAATACACAAGTCATGGTCACTGCGGCTACTTAGAAACCAACGACCTGACAGGGCGGGTATTAAATGACCCTACCCTAGAGCTATTGAAGAAGACGGCTGTGTCCCAAGCTAGGGCAGGAGCTGATGTAATTGCTCCATCGGGCATGATGGATGGATTTGTTCAGGCAATTCGGCAAGGACTAGATGCTGCTGGGTTCCAAGATACGCCAATCATGTCCTACGCGGCGAAATATGCCTCGTCTTACTATGGCCCCTTCCGGGATGCGGCAGAGTCTGCACCTCAGTTTGGCGATCGTCGCACGTACCAGATGGATCCAGCTAATTCCCGTGAAGCTCTGAAAGAAATTGCCTTGGACATAGCTGAAGGAGCTGACATGCTGATGGTGAAACCTGCCTTGGCCTATATGGACATTATTTGGCAGGTAAAGCAGGCTAGCAATTTACCGGTGGCGGCCTATAACGTGTCGGGAGAATATGCCATGGTGAAGGCTGCTGCCCTTAATGGCTGGGTGGATGAACAGCGGATTGTCATGGAAACGTTGACCGGCTTCAAACGGGCGGGAGCAGATTTGATCCTCACCTACCATGCTAAGGATGCGGCACGCTGGCTAGACCAAGCCCAAGGGTGGGGCTAAAATTGACTCACTGAATGAAAAACCGTCTGCATGAATACTGTTTCCTTGCCCTTGCCCTTAACGTGGTTGCAGCCACTGGACTTTCCCCATAAGCTAGGGATTTGCGATCGCCTGTTTGGCAGCAGCATCAGTTGCCATGGGGTCTGTTGGGTGCAAACGGGGGCTGGCATTCCCTGGAAGCTAGACTTGGCGAATCCAGTACATCGCTGGATTGTCTATGGCAAGTATGACGGGGCAGCTTTCCTCAATTGGGCCAAGCGCACCTTACCTAGCAACGGCATAGTAGTAGATTCTGGTGCTAACATCGGGCAAATTTTGCTGTACATCGCCCAGTGGGTACCCAAAGGCAAGGTGTTGGCCTTTGAACCTGGTAAAGAGCAGGCTGACTGGCTGGCCGACTGTTTGGCAGCCCATCCCCAACTGCCTGTGGAACTGATTCGGCTAGGATTGGGAGCAACGCCCAGTACAGCTCACTTGTTCACAGCGGGGGCAGGTTTTGTCCACGGCTACTGGTCACGGATTTCTGACTCTGGCGAGGGGGATGCTATTCAGATTGTGCGCCTAGGGGATGAATTGGCAGCACGGGCGATCGCTCAGGTTGACTTGTGGAAGCTAGATGTGGAAGGCTATGAGGTAGAAGCCTTGCAGGGGGCTGAGGATTACCTAGCCAATCAGCGCATTCGAGCATTGTACGTGGAAATTAGCCAGCAGCAAGGCCAGCAGGTACAAGATTACCTAGCAAGCTTTGGTTACCAAGGATATTTGTTTCAGCCCAATGGCAGCTTGCAACCTGTGCCCAAAACCTTGCCTGTCTGGACGAATGCCCTGTTTCTTCCCGCCTCGTTGTCAGAGTGTTGCTAATGGCTACCCTATGGCCTGTTGATTGTGATTTACTCTATCCCAGCAGCGCTGGTAAACCGACGGCAGTAAAGTATGGTTTAGTAGGAGTGGATGGCCCAGATTGAAGAGAACCTAGAGACGATGCCTAGTCTCATGCTCATAGTGTCTATTGCTGCTGGTTTGTTTTGGTAACCTGTGCAGGTAGGGTTGGCTCCAATGCCCCGTTAAGCTCTATATGTGATGGTAATACTTGGCAGACTGAAGGGCGATCGTCCCCATGAGTAATGTTGCGTTTGTCACTGACTTTGTTGCAGCTAGCGTGCGGCTGTCTATGCCCCTGGCCTATGCTGCCCTAGGAGGCTTGTGGTCAGAGCGATCGGGTGTGCTCAACATTGGCTTAGAGGGCATGTTGCTATCGGGGGCGTTTGCCAGTGCTGTTGCTACTTTTTTTACGGGCAATGTAGCGATCGGGGTTCTAGCCGCGCTGGTGGTAGGGGGGATGATTGGTCTTCTCCATGCGGCCCTTTGTGTCAGCTTGCGTGTGAATCAACTGGTATCTGGACTGGCAATCAATCTAGCAGCGGCTGGACTTACGGCTTTTTTCTCTCGCCTTGTGTTCCAGCAAGATGCTGTGCAATCGTTGCCGCCCTTACCGACGATTGCCATTCCGGGGTTACGATCGCTGCCTATCCTAGGAGCACTCTTGTTTCAGCAAGATGCTCTGGTTTACCTGCTGATGGTGCTCGTTCCCTTGAGCACCTACCTATTGTTTCGTACTAGTGTGGGGTTGGCAGTACGAGCCGTGGGCGAATATCCCCGCGCTGCTGATACCGCGGGCATCAGTGTTGGACAAATTCGATACATTAGTGTTGTTGTTAGTGGTGCTCTAGCTGGGCTGGGTGGTGCTTACCTAACCCTAGTGCAAGTCCGCTTTTTCACTGAAGATATGAGTGCTGGACGGGGCTTTATTGCCTTAGCGGCGCTAATTTTTGGCAGATGGCATCCGATCGCCACTGTTCTAGCTTGTCTGCTATTCGGTGCTACAGAGGCCCTACAGCTCCGAATCCAGACCTTTAACCTCAATATTCCCTACCAGTTTCTACTCATGCTGCCCTACGGTGTTGCCTTACTCGCTATGGTAGGCTTAGCGGGCAAATCTACGCCGCCTGCTGCCCTCGGTATCCCTTATGTCAAGGAGAGTACAGACTAGTGCAACGCATTCATCATGTAGCCATCATTTGCTCAAACTATGAAGTCTCTAAGCGCTTCTACACGGAGATCCTAGGTTTTCCTATTCTCCGAGAGACCTACCGCCCAGCCCGCCAATCCTACAAGCTTGACCTGCAAGTTGGGGAACGGGATCAGATTGAGTTGTTTTCCTTTCCCCATCCACCCCAGCGGGTTAGCAACCCTGAAGCCTGTGGGTTGCGTCACCTTGCCTTTGCGGTGGAAGATTTAGACGCGATCGTTGCTGACCTCACCACCAAGGGAGTTACCCTTGAACCTATCCGCTGGGATGAATTAACCGGCAAGCGCTTTACGTTTTTCAAAGACCCTGATAACTTGCCCTTGGAAATCTACGAACTGTAGGGCATTATTCCCAGCCTCGCTACCACACAGTTCGGACACTTTGGAGAAATGGTACTCCCGTTGAAGTGCCTAGTGTTACGTCCTCCTGACAAATGGTCTAACTACCGAATGTTCTAGCGGCCTGTGCCACGTTCTAGGTTGACATAACCCCGCCTAGAGGGTCGTATAATGTCACCCATTATCTCAATCTCAACACCTGCTGACATGACTGCCATTCGCCTTCGACTGCCTACAGGGCTGCTTAACGACACAACGGTATATGTTGTCAAACGTTTGCTCCAGGCATTGTTGACGCTGCTACTAGCGTCTGCTCTGAGCTTTTTTATCATTCAGCTTGCACCGGGTGATTTTTTGTCAGTGCTGGATGATAATCCGGTGATCTCTGAGGCAACTAAGAAGGCGCTGCGGGAGCGCTTTGGGTTAGATAAATCCTGGCTAGAGCAATATTGGCTGTGGTTACTACGGGTATTGCAGGGAGACTTTGGCATCAGTATGCAGTTTCAGCAGCAGTCTGTAGCGTCGTTACTGGGAGAACGGGTGTTGGCAACACTGCTACTGGCGATTGTATCCCTTGTCGTTACCTGGGCAATTGCCATTCCCCTGGGGATTCTGGGGGCTATTCAACAAAATCGCTGGGGCGATCGGATTTTGCAATTACTCAGCTACGCCGGGCAAGGCTTACCCAGTTTCATTACAGCGTTACTATTGCTGCTCTTTGCCCAACAGGTATCGCCTTTGTTTCCCGTAGGGGATATGACTAGCATCTATCACGCTGACCTCAACTGGTTTGGGAAGGTATTGGATATTGCATGGCATATGATTTTGCCGACGATCGCCCTGACTATCAATAGTTTTGCTGGGTTGCAGCGAATTATGCGGGGAGAGTTACTAGACGTGCTGCGGCAAGACTATATCCAGACCGCCCGCGCTAAGGGACTGCCTGAAAGTCGAGTGATTTACATTCACGCTCTGCGCAATGCCATCAACCCGCTAATTACCCTCCTGGGCTTTGAGTTTGCGAGTTTGCTCAGCGGTGCCTTTATTGTGGAAAACATCTTCAATTGGCCTGGCTTGGGACGGCTGATTTTGCAGTCTGTAATGGCTCAGGATCTATATGTTGTGATGGCCAGCCTGATGCTGGGGGCAGTGATGCTGATTGTGGGCAACTTGCTGGCTGATCTATTGCTGAAACTAGTTGATCCGCGCATCCGTTTGGAAAATCTAAATTGACCCCAGCGGGCGATCGCCCCTAGTAGCGGGGCAGCGATGGGTCAACAACTGCTGCGTAGGCATCAATGCCACCCGTTACGTTCTTTACATTAGTAAACCCCTGTTGGCTCAGCCATTGGCACATCTGCGCCGATCGCACTCCATGATGGCAGAGCACAATTGTTTCAGCCGCTGGATTCAACCGCCGACCAATGTCAGGTGCCCAAGTGCCGAAGTCACTGAGGGGAAATGCTTGAAATCCTGGCAAGGCGACGATCGCTATCTCCTCTGGTTCTCGCACATCGACTAGCTGGAGGTCACTTGGAGGATCAGCTAGCAATTGAGCTAGGTGTTCAACGGTAATTGCTGTAAAGGGAGTTTGCATAGATAGTACCCGTTATGCATATTTTGCATCGATCCCATGCATTTTGTTCATAGAACGTAACATTGTGTAGTTCTAGATACAAAATCAGCTTAGAAACTTAACTACCGTAGCCAATAGTTCAGCCATCTAAGTCAACTGCCTATTGATTGGGAGCACTAAAAGTTCTTGTAGCAACCTACCAGAATTCGGCACCATATAGAGTTAGCAGTTTTACACAGGCACGATTGATTTGTAGTATGTCATCCCCCATGGTTGTCGGCAAAGTTTATCTCGTTGGTGCAGGCCCCGGTGATCCAGGGTTAATCACCCTGAAGGGCAAGACATTGTTAGAGCTAGCAGACGTTGTGGTTTACGACGCACTGATTAGTCCAGAGATTCTTGCCATGATCAACCCCCGTGCTGAACGGATTAACGCTGGCAAGCGTCGGGGTAACCATACCCTGCCCCAAGCGGAAACCACCCAGCTTTT
Coding sequences within:
- the hemB gene encoding porphobilinogen synthase, which encodes MFPVHRPRRLRTSPQLRRMVRETVVTTSDLIYPLFAVPGEGFAKEVKSMPGVYQLSVDKIVEEAKEVYDLGIPAIILFGIPDEKDTDATGAWHDCGIVQKAATAVKQAVPDLVVIADTCLCEYTSHGHCGYLETNDLTGRVLNDPTLELLKKTAVSQARAGADVIAPSGMMDGFVQAIRQGLDAAGFQDTPIMSYAAKYASSYYGPFRDAAESAPQFGDRRTYQMDPANSREALKEIALDIAEGADMLMVKPALAYMDIIWQVKQASNLPVAAYNVSGEYAMVKAAALNGWVDEQRIVMETLTGFKRAGADLILTYHAKDAARWLDQAQGWG
- a CDS encoding FkbM family methyltransferase, translated to MNTVSLPLPLTWLQPLDFPHKLGICDRLFGSSISCHGVCWVQTGAGIPWKLDLANPVHRWIVYGKYDGAAFLNWAKRTLPSNGIVVDSGANIGQILLYIAQWVPKGKVLAFEPGKEQADWLADCLAAHPQLPVELIRLGLGATPSTAHLFTAGAGFVHGYWSRISDSGEGDAIQIVRLGDELAARAIAQVDLWKLDVEGYEVEALQGAEDYLANQRIRALYVEISQQQGQQVQDYLASFGYQGYLFQPNGSLQPVPKTLPVWTNALFLPASLSECC
- a CDS encoding ABC transporter permease — encoded protein: MSNVAFVTDFVAASVRLSMPLAYAALGGLWSERSGVLNIGLEGMLLSGAFASAVATFFTGNVAIGVLAALVVGGMIGLLHAALCVSLRVNQLVSGLAINLAAAGLTAFFSRLVFQQDAVQSLPPLPTIAIPGLRSLPILGALLFQQDALVYLLMVLVPLSTYLLFRTSVGLAVRAVGEYPRAADTAGISVGQIRYISVVVSGALAGLGGAYLTLVQVRFFTEDMSAGRGFIALAALIFGRWHPIATVLACLLFGATEALQLRIQTFNLNIPYQFLLMLPYGVALLAMVGLAGKSTPPAALGIPYVKESTD
- a CDS encoding VOC family protein; protein product: MQRIHHVAIICSNYEVSKRFYTEILGFPILRETYRPARQSYKLDLQVGERDQIELFSFPHPPQRVSNPEACGLRHLAFAVEDLDAIVADLTTKGVTLEPIRWDELTGKRFTFFKDPDNLPLEIYEL
- a CDS encoding ABC transporter permease encodes the protein MTAIRLRLPTGLLNDTTVYVVKRLLQALLTLLLASALSFFIIQLAPGDFLSVLDDNPVISEATKKALRERFGLDKSWLEQYWLWLLRVLQGDFGISMQFQQQSVASLLGERVLATLLLAIVSLVVTWAIAIPLGILGAIQQNRWGDRILQLLSYAGQGLPSFITALLLLLFAQQVSPLFPVGDMTSIYHADLNWFGKVLDIAWHMILPTIALTINSFAGLQRIMRGELLDVLRQDYIQTARAKGLPESRVIYIHALRNAINPLITLLGFEFASLLSGAFIVENIFNWPGLGRLILQSVMAQDLYVVMASLMLGAVMLIVGNLLADLLLKLVDPRIRLENLN
- a CDS encoding rhodanese-like domain-containing protein; amino-acid sequence: MQTPFTAITVEHLAQLLADPPSDLQLVDVREPEEIAIVALPGFQAFPLSDFGTWAPDIGRRLNPAAETIVLCHHGVRSAQMCQWLSQQGFTNVKNVTGGIDAYAAVVDPSLPRY